A region from the Brevibacterium paucivorans genome encodes:
- a CDS encoding NlpC/P60 family protein — MAGKKMGRHGSDARVKTPLTELTEALNANSGAMGKRAAVVAAAGGLLVTATLPSTADAKDDATVSADAPKAEEAETFTAQKATAVADADVADIATGVAANVTAKKAPEPVAEPSTDDADASAPTSNSRSGASAAGSSSSSSSSSKKSSKSSKSEANEDVALPSGSKAQQVIALARQYVGTPYVSGGTSPSGWDCSGFTSYVYGKVGVKLPRTSGAQRGAGKTVSRAQAQPGDIIWSPGHVGIYAGNGMMYDAGNPRVKTSYRSIDWMVRSGATFVRVL, encoded by the coding sequence GTGGCTGGAAAGAAGATGGGACGTCACGGGTCTGACGCACGCGTCAAGACGCCGCTGACTGAACTCACTGAAGCACTGAACGCCAACTCAGGCGCAATGGGTAAGCGTGCAGCTGTTGTAGCTGCTGCTGGTGGTCTGCTCGTGACCGCTACTCTCCCTTCAACTGCTGACGCTAAAGACGATGCAACCGTTTCCGCGGATGCACCAAAGGCTGAAGAAGCTGAAACCTTCACCGCCCAGAAGGCAACTGCTGTAGCAGACGCTGACGTTGCTGACATCGCAACCGGTGTGGCTGCAAACGTCACCGCAAAGAAGGCTCCTGAACCAGTTGCTGAACCTTCCACCGATGACGCTGACGCTAGTGCTCCTACCTCAAACAGCCGTTCCGGTGCCTCGGCTGCAGGTTCGTCGAGCTCGTCCTCCTCTTCCTCGAAGAAGAGCTCGAAGAGCTCCAAGTCCGAAGCTAACGAAGACGTTGCACTCCCAAGCGGATCAAAGGCACAGCAGGTTATCGCCCTGGCTCGCCAGTACGTCGGAACCCCTTACGTATCCGGCGGAACCAGCCCAAGCGGTTGGGACTGCTCCGGCTTCACCTCGTACGTATACGGCAAGGTGGGCGTGAAGTTGCCTCGCACCTCGGGTGCTCAGCGCGGCGCTGGAAAGACCGTGTCGCGTGCACAGGCCCAGCCTGGTGACATCATCTGGTCGCCTGGACACGTTGGTATCTACGCAGGTAACGGCATGATGTACGACGCAGGTAACCCACGCGTCAAGACCTCCTACCGCTCCATCGACTGGATGGTTCGCTCCGGAGCCACGTTCGTCCGCGTTCTCTAA